The following coding sequences are from one Haloarcula taiwanensis window:
- a CDS encoding 3-ketoacyl-CoA thiolase: MPQPVIASVGASPLGRTDLPGRDLFSVALAEAFDELPDPADIVEAVYVGNQSESYEHQIMYGTLLAEWAGLRYVPAERVEGCAAAGALALRHAVKDVRNGEHEAVLACGVEKMTSAGTSGATDALSAAFDRAIEQRSGITAPSQYALLGQRYLHETDATERDLAEIAVKNHANAARNPRAQFPKEIDVATVLESDPVAPPLKLYDCAPVGDGAAAVLVTTAELAADLDRPQVRVAGSGAAANNIAVAERNMTDIAGARIAAETAYEEAGIDATAVDIAEVHDAFTVCEALLAEAAGFAPTGTGYQSYLPPAERADGWTDVQLSPSGGLKARGHPIGATGLLQALEAYEQLTGAADDRAVEGAETALLLNEGGVADAVTVGHVLTTAEAP; encoded by the coding sequence ATGCCACAGCCAGTCATTGCATCGGTCGGTGCCTCACCGCTCGGCCGCACGGACCTCCCAGGCCGCGACCTGTTCTCGGTCGCTCTCGCGGAGGCGTTCGACGAACTGCCCGACCCTGCCGACATCGTTGAGGCGGTGTACGTCGGTAATCAGTCGGAGAGCTACGAACACCAGATCATGTACGGGACGTTGCTGGCGGAGTGGGCCGGCCTTCGGTATGTCCCCGCTGAACGGGTCGAAGGGTGTGCCGCCGCGGGCGCGCTCGCGCTGCGCCACGCAGTCAAGGATGTCCGCAACGGTGAGCATGAGGCCGTGCTCGCCTGCGGTGTCGAGAAGATGACGTCTGCGGGCACCAGCGGCGCGACGGACGCGCTGTCGGCGGCATTCGACCGCGCCATCGAGCAGCGCTCCGGCATCACCGCACCCAGCCAGTACGCACTGCTCGGCCAGCGCTACCTCCACGAGACCGACGCCACGGAGCGGGACCTTGCCGAGATCGCGGTGAAGAATCACGCCAACGCTGCTCGCAACCCTCGGGCGCAGTTCCCGAAGGAAATCGACGTGGCGACTGTGCTGGAATCGGACCCAGTTGCCCCGCCGCTGAAACTCTACGACTGCGCGCCAGTCGGCGACGGTGCCGCCGCTGTCCTCGTGACGACCGCTGAACTAGCGGCAGACCTTGACCGGCCGCAGGTGCGCGTCGCGGGCAGCGGGGCCGCTGCGAACAACATCGCGGTCGCTGAGCGGAACATGACCGATATCGCTGGCGCTCGCATTGCTGCCGAGACGGCGTACGAAGAGGCGGGCATCGACGCCACGGCTGTCGACATCGCGGAGGTTCACGACGCGTTCACAGTCTGTGAGGCGCTCCTCGCGGAAGCTGCCGGCTTCGCGCCTACAGGCACGGGCTATCAGAGCTACCTGCCGCCCGCGGAGCGGGCTGACGGCTGGACAGACGTGCAGTTGAGTCCGAGCGGTGGGCTGAAGGCTCGCGGCCACCCCATCGGCGCGACCGGACTCCTGCAGGCGCTCGAAGCCTACGAGCAGCTCACCGGAGCCGCAGATGACCGAGCAGTCGAGGGGGCCGAGACGGCCCTGTTGCTCAACGAAGGTGGTGTCGCTGACGCTGTCACCGTCGGCCACGTGCTCACGACGGCGGAGGCACCATGA
- a CDS encoding glycerophosphodiester phosphodiesterase, which translates to MLKSASAAALGSIVGTAAGRENDHDSTEPPIASTPILAAHRGYRGLYPQNTIAAVQQAAYGGRGGPGYNTDMMECDLVPAGGKPWKGEDFEIVVFHDDKLDDLTDESGYVWETDVQTVLDAEIRDSGETIPRLDEFVEATPDSIPLNIEWKAAGVSPDDDASESAVETWDPFTEQALDVLSTHENDFIVQSFQRAALESVRKSNPNIPIAYLLWDSIEEGLSVVRDLDAEYIQPPYNMIMNTPFFNEDYYLEDPGFAEIDLVETAHKEGRKVIPYTITTWHQAEKLVEAGVDGIIADYPGVLD; encoded by the coding sequence GTGCTGAAGAGTGCGTCTGCTGCCGCTCTGGGGTCCATCGTGGGCACTGCTGCTGGCAGAGAAAACGATCACGACAGCACCGAGCCGCCTATCGCTTCCACACCGATCCTTGCTGCACACCGTGGCTACCGCGGCCTGTATCCGCAAAACACCATTGCTGCTGTCCAACAGGCGGCGTACGGTGGTCGTGGCGGTCCGGGGTACAACACTGACATGATGGAGTGTGACCTCGTACCTGCAGGCGGGAAACCCTGGAAGGGCGAGGACTTCGAAATCGTCGTATTCCATGATGATAAGCTGGACGACCTGACAGACGAATCCGGGTACGTCTGGGAGACAGATGTACAGACCGTTCTGGACGCCGAAATCCGTGACAGCGGAGAGACGATCCCACGACTAGACGAGTTCGTCGAAGCCACTCCGGACAGCATCCCACTCAACATTGAGTGGAAAGCCGCTGGAGTTTCTCCCGACGATGACGCGTCAGAATCGGCCGTTGAGACCTGGGACCCGTTTACGGAGCAGGCGCTTGACGTCCTCTCCACTCACGAGAACGACTTTATCGTTCAGTCGTTCCAGAGGGCTGCACTGGAGTCCGTCAGAAAGTCGAATCCCAATATTCCGATCGCGTACTTGCTCTGGGACTCCATCGAGGAGGGACTGTCTGTCGTCCGTGATCTGGACGCGGAGTACATCCAGCCCCCGTACAATATGATTATGAACACGCCCTTCTTCAACGAAGATTATTACCTCGAAGACCCGGGTTTCGCCGAGATCGATCTGGTCGAGACTGCCCACAAGGAGGGGCGGAAGGTGATCCCATACACCATAACGACCTGGCATCAGGCGGAGAAACTGGTCGAGGCCGGTGTCGACGGAATCATCGCTGACTACCCCGGTGTACTCGATTGA
- a CDS encoding HAD family hydrolase, which yields MTYTSAIIDLDGTVYRGESLVENAAEGVQAVRQAGLSTLFVTNKPIDRRETYCEKLNALGIECSSDDIITSATAAADYLSAQYPEREIYVIGEDALVAELRAAGLKTTTDPERAGTVIASLDFGFDYQTLQDALIALTENDALFVATNPDRTCPVDDGEIPDAAGMIGAIEGVTGQELDQLIGKPSNVILQMALERVGGEPDRCLMIGDRLETDIRMGNQAGMETVLPLTGVTSTADLAESEVRADHVVTDLSELAAIVADEG from the coding sequence ATGACGTACACCAGTGCTATTATCGATCTCGACGGAACGGTGTATCGAGGGGAGTCATTAGTTGAAAACGCTGCCGAAGGGGTCCAAGCAGTGCGTCAGGCGGGGCTTTCGACCCTGTTCGTTACGAACAAACCGATTGACCGCCGAGAGACATACTGTGAGAAGCTGAACGCGCTGGGCATTGAGTGCAGCAGTGATGACATAATCACGTCCGCCACGGCAGCAGCGGACTATCTATCCGCGCAGTATCCGGAGCGTGAGATTTACGTTATCGGCGAGGACGCCCTGGTCGCGGAGTTGCGCGCCGCTGGATTGAAGACGACGACTGACCCAGAGCGAGCAGGCACAGTCATCGCATCACTTGATTTCGGGTTCGATTACCAGACGCTACAGGATGCGCTAATCGCACTCACTGAGAACGACGCGCTCTTCGTTGCGACCAATCCGGATCGAACGTGTCCTGTAGATGACGGTGAGATTCCCGATGCTGCAGGGATGATCGGAGCGATAGAGGGAGTGACTGGGCAGGAGTTGGACCAGTTGATTGGAAAACCGTCCAACGTCATCCTGCAGATGGCGCTGGAGCGGGTCGGCGGAGAGCCCGACCGTTGCCTCATGATCGGTGACCGGCTCGAGACAGACATCAGGATGGGAAATCAGGCTGGAATGGAGACGGTACTGCCACTCACTGGCGTCACCAGTACCGCGGACTTGGCGGAGAGTGAGGTGCGTGCCGACCACGTCGTGACCGACCTTTCAGAGCTGGCAGCGATTGTAGCGGACGAGGGATAG
- a CDS encoding MgtC/SapB transporter — protein sequence MSAIANTAVFGGIEGITVDPEILHLFIAGALGMLLGLEREWANKSAGIRTFTLTSLVGAAAMSLNETILLASGGALVLVQGGLLGVRGIVAQWTGDDGELDSGLSLTTSTSLLVAYAVGILVGANHVLIGVIIGITSSFLLVLRRELHEFANQLSREEVRSAGEFAIISFVVYPLLPGGTYGPWDAIDPKLVWMLVIAVSGIGFVNYIVMQRYGSKGIAVTGFFGGLVNSTAVIGEIAGRAKNNVGITELAVGTILIADAAMAVRNLAIIVAFVPESAVSVGLPLGLIAISGVGLAYYDSNWEGDLELDFDSPFSSANALKFGVLFLAVLILTAGAQRIFGTAGFLITSFLSGIVSSGTTTTTAVTLTSTGQISPAVAAQGVLAGTLSSILVKIGFATSINRSLLAPVVRKSLYLSLIGIGGVVISLQVI from the coding sequence ATGAGTGCAATCGCGAATACGGCTGTTTTCGGAGGTATAGAGGGGATAACTGTCGATCCTGAGATACTCCACCTTTTTATCGCAGGTGCGCTGGGAATGCTGCTCGGGCTCGAACGAGAGTGGGCCAACAAATCCGCAGGAATCCGCACGTTTACCCTGACGAGCCTGGTGGGGGCTGCCGCAATGTCGCTCAACGAGACAATCCTACTTGCTTCTGGCGGAGCGCTTGTTCTCGTACAGGGAGGGTTGCTTGGAGTCCGGGGGATAGTCGCACAGTGGACTGGCGACGATGGTGAGCTAGACTCTGGCCTGTCCCTGACAACGTCGACCTCGCTCCTCGTCGCGTACGCGGTCGGGATTTTGGTTGGTGCTAATCACGTCCTGATCGGCGTCATCATTGGGATAACGTCGTCGTTCCTGCTAGTCCTTCGCAGGGAGCTACACGAGTTTGCCAACCAGTTATCCCGAGAGGAAGTACGCAGCGCCGGTGAGTTTGCGATCATCTCATTTGTCGTATATCCGCTCCTGCCCGGTGGAACGTACGGGCCGTGGGATGCGATTGATCCGAAACTGGTCTGGATGCTCGTAATCGCAGTCAGTGGGATCGGGTTTGTCAACTATATCGTGATGCAACGATACGGCAGCAAGGGGATCGCTGTCACTGGTTTCTTCGGTGGGTTGGTGAACTCCACCGCCGTGATCGGTGAAATCGCGGGCCGTGCAAAGAACAACGTGGGAATCACAGAGCTTGCAGTGGGAACGATACTGATAGCTGATGCGGCGATGGCGGTTCGGAATTTAGCGATCATCGTTGCGTTCGTCCCCGAGTCGGCTGTCAGCGTTGGACTCCCCCTCGGCCTGATCGCCATCAGTGGCGTTGGACTCGCATATTACGATAGCAACTGGGAGGGCGATCTGGAACTGGATTTCGACTCCCCGTTTAGTAGCGCGAACGCGCTGAAATTCGGGGTGCTCTTCCTTGCTGTCTTGATTCTCACCGCTGGCGCACAGCGTATCTTCGGAACAGCTGGCTTCCTGATTACGAGCTTCCTCAGCGGCATCGTCTCGAGCGGCACGACGACAACGACTGCAGTGACGCTGACATCGACTGGCCAGATATCGCCGGCGGTAGCGGCACAGGGCGTACTGGCCGGAACCCTCTCCAGTATCCTCGTGAAAATCGGGTTTGCAACGAGTATCAACCGCTCACTGTTAGCGCCGGTAGTGCGAAAGTCGCTCTACCTGTCGCTGATCGGAATCGGTGGTGTGGTTATTAGCCTCCAAGTGATATGA
- a CDS encoding phosphate ABC transporter substrate-binding protein: MLKVGATALAAGVAGCSQESSQNTEASGGDSTDSGGGSSSGDGSSGQSNNYPEFDPANPEFPQLMQTLIEAGFETGSLQDLKNMKERESPRYGDPVQSTPDNEDELIDPDRIAFAMTPTEDPAVYRDTMQPLMDNIAEETGKSVKYFPLNSYASQIEAMRSERLHVAGFSTGPTPFAVNLAGAVPFSLQISKEGDFGYRLWLATQADNDEISSLEDLKGKRVAHAEPSSNSGNLAPRALFSNQGVTPGDDYEVSYSGGHEQSILGVANDDYDAAPVCSTCVTRVAEADNIDPTNLKVVWASNPFPTTSFCYRYNLKPEIQEGIRAAFLDYDYSDTKIAEVFGGRGKWTEIDYATVYDIILQIQENNEIKYNTDNIEG, translated from the coding sequence GTGCTGAAAGTTGGCGCTACTGCGCTCGCAGCGGGCGTTGCAGGCTGTTCTCAGGAGAGTAGCCAGAACACCGAAGCATCTGGTGGAGATAGCACTGATAGCGGCGGCGGCTCCAGTAGCGGTGACGGTAGTTCCGGACAAAGTAACAACTATCCCGAGTTCGATCCGGCGAACCCGGAGTTCCCGCAGCTGATGCAGACGCTCATCGAGGCAGGATTCGAGACGGGGTCCCTGCAGGACCTGAAGAACATGAAGGAACGCGAGTCCCCTCGCTACGGTGACCCCGTCCAGAGTACTCCCGACAATGAAGATGAGCTGATTGACCCGGACCGTATCGCGTTTGCGATGACGCCGACAGAGGATCCGGCAGTCTATCGGGATACCATGCAGCCGCTGATGGACAACATCGCCGAGGAAACGGGGAAATCAGTCAAGTACTTCCCCCTCAACTCGTACGCGTCACAGATTGAGGCGATGCGATCCGAACGCCTCCACGTCGCCGGGTTCTCCACTGGGCCAACGCCGTTTGCTGTGAATCTGGCTGGTGCTGTCCCGTTCTCACTCCAGATTTCGAAAGAGGGTGACTTCGGCTATCGGCTGTGGCTCGCCACACAGGCAGACAACGACGAAATCTCCTCGCTGGAGGATCTCAAGGGCAAGCGTGTCGCACACGCTGAGCCGTCGTCCAACTCCGGGAACCTGGCTCCGCGTGCGCTGTTCTCGAACCAGGGTGTCACTCCGGGAGACGACTACGAAGTGAGTTACTCTGGCGGGCACGAACAGAGCATCCTCGGTGTGGCAAACGACGACTACGATGCTGCCCCGGTTTGTAGCACCTGTGTCACGCGTGTTGCCGAGGCGGACAACATTGACCCGACGAATCTCAAAGTCGTGTGGGCCAGCAATCCGTTCCCCACAACGAGCTTCTGTTACCGCTACAACCTGAAACCAGAAATTCAGGAAGGTATCAGGGCGGCATTCCTCGATTACGACTACTCTGACACCAAGATCGCGGAGGTCTTCGGTGGTCGCGGAAAGTGGACGGAGATCGATTACGCCACAGTCTACGATATCATCCTGCAGATTCAGGAGAATAACGAGATCAAGTACAACACCGATAACATCGAAGGCTAA
- a CDS encoding phosphonate ABC transporter ATP-binding protein, producing MLTVDNLEKTYDSGDKALKGVSFEVSGNEIVAIIGPSGAGKSTLVRSINRLTEPTGGHVSLDDTEVTGLDKSALRDVRRDMGMIFQEFNLVERLTVMENILSGRLGYLSTWNAFRRNFPPEDIRRAREILSRVNLEGVENNRADELSGGQRQRVGIARAVIQRPKILLADEPTSALDPDTSREVMSLLTDIAHEDDIPIIINIHEVDLAVDYADRIIGLSDGEIVFNGPPDDLDQAARDEIYRGGESIADREEPSASSSTDSDDVIAERGD from the coding sequence ATGCTCACTGTAGATAATTTGGAAAAAACGTACGACTCCGGTGATAAAGCACTCAAAGGTGTCTCATTCGAAGTCAGTGGAAACGAGATCGTGGCAATCATCGGGCCAAGCGGGGCCGGGAAAAGCACACTCGTTCGTAGTATCAACAGGCTGACCGAGCCAACTGGTGGGCACGTCTCACTCGACGATACAGAGGTCACTGGCCTGGACAAATCAGCCCTTCGCGACGTCCGTCGCGATATGGGTATGATCTTCCAAGAGTTCAATCTTGTAGAGCGCCTTACGGTCATGGAAAACATACTCTCCGGCCGCCTGGGCTATCTCAGCACGTGGAACGCGTTCCGGCGGAACTTCCCACCGGAGGACATCAGGCGCGCACGGGAGATTCTCAGTCGCGTGAATCTTGAAGGCGTCGAGAACAACCGTGCAGATGAACTCTCTGGTGGCCAGCGACAGCGCGTTGGTATCGCCCGTGCCGTCATTCAGCGGCCGAAAATCCTGCTCGCTGACGAGCCGACGAGTGCGCTGGACCCCGACACCTCCCGAGAGGTCATGAGCCTCCTGACGGACATCGCTCATGAAGACGATATCCCCATCATCATCAACATCCACGAAGTCGATCTAGCGGTCGACTACGCGGACCGCATCATCGGTCTCAGTGACGGTGAAATCGTCTTTAACGGCCCGCCCGACGATCTGGATCAGGCAGCCAGAGACGAAATCTATCGCGGTGGTGAATCCATTGCGGACCGCGAAGAGCCGAGTGCCAGTAGCAGCACCGACTCTGACGACGTTATTGCCGAGCGAGGTGACTAA
- a CDS encoding phosphonate ABC transporter, permease protein PhnE yields the protein MAAESGSAVEGSWERPTVFYNKKVKYLIYGLILLFFAYSFWNLRISPSRFMRGIGAGVELVSSMLPPAYTPSQRELLIQGIVESIVMTIVATTMGIIVSVPVAVMSSNNLSPKPVYYVGRSIVAVTRSLHELIVAIIMVKAVGFGPLAGVLALAFKTIGFFAKLLAEEIEDIDRGQMEAITAVGGTPVQTYLYGVLPQVMPRIVGLSIYRLDINLRHSTVVGIVGAGGIGITLLNSFDKYDYQFSMAIIAVIVAIVMVGEGVSALVRRRIQ from the coding sequence ATGGCTGCTGAATCTGGATCGGCTGTTGAAGGATCCTGGGAGCGACCCACAGTCTTCTACAACAAGAAAGTCAAGTATCTCATCTACGGGCTTATCTTGTTGTTCTTCGCGTATAGCTTCTGGAACCTCCGGATTTCCCCCAGCCGATTTATGCGAGGGATCGGAGCCGGTGTCGAGCTCGTCTCGAGCATGCTCCCACCAGCGTACACTCCGTCGCAGCGGGAACTCCTCATACAGGGAATCGTCGAGAGCATTGTGATGACGATTGTCGCCACGACAATGGGAATCATCGTCAGCGTGCCGGTCGCTGTCATGTCTTCCAACAACCTCTCGCCGAAGCCAGTCTACTACGTCGGCCGCAGCATCGTCGCCGTCACGCGCTCGCTTCACGAACTCATCGTCGCGATCATTATGGTCAAAGCGGTCGGGTTCGGTCCGCTCGCTGGTGTCCTTGCGCTCGCGTTCAAAACCATCGGATTCTTCGCGAAGCTCCTCGCAGAGGAAATCGAGGACATCGACCGCGGACAGATGGAGGCGATCACCGCGGTCGGCGGGACACCCGTCCAGACGTATCTCTACGGCGTGCTCCCACAGGTAATGCCCCGGATTGTCGGGCTGTCGATTTACCGGCTCGACATCAATCTCCGTCACAGCACCGTCGTTGGGATTGTCGGAGCGGGTGGTATCGGGATCACACTGCTGAACTCCTTCGATAAGTACGATTACCAGTTCAGTATGGCGATTATCGCCGTCATCGTCGCGATTGTCATGGTCGGTGAAGGCGTCAGCGCTCTCGTCCGGAGGCGGATCCAATAA
- a CDS encoding phosphonate ABC transporter, permease protein PhnE, with product MSNSTDSWSRFDRRERLLRFFGLLAGLVILVAAWRAMEVNYGYAVTAPRELADLFGRMYPPNVGYSRKIVGPLLETINISILGTALAIVMAIPVAFLGASNTTPNKPAYLLGKFIISFTRSVNVIIWALIFVVIFGPGALAGVLAISIRSIGFTAKLIAEAIEEIDRGSVEAITAAGASSVDVLIYSIVPQIKPAFISVATLRWDINVRASTIIGFVGAGGIGVPLQTEINYFNWEAVLTILISILGLVLISEAISAYLRKKVM from the coding sequence ATGTCAAACAGCACTGACTCCTGGAGCCGGTTCGATCGCCGTGAGCGATTGCTCCGGTTCTTTGGACTACTGGCTGGGCTTGTCATCCTCGTCGCAGCCTGGCGTGCCATGGAAGTGAATTACGGCTACGCCGTGACTGCTCCGCGCGAACTGGCTGACCTCTTCGGCCGGATGTATCCTCCCAATGTGGGATACTCCCGGAAAATTGTCGGGCCGCTCCTCGAGACCATCAATATCTCCATCCTCGGCACGGCACTGGCCATCGTGATGGCGATTCCGGTCGCGTTCCTCGGCGCCAGCAACACGACGCCCAACAAGCCGGCGTACCTGCTGGGTAAGTTCATCATCTCGTTTACCCGTTCGGTCAACGTCATCATCTGGGCGCTGATCTTCGTGGTTATCTTCGGCCCGGGAGCCCTCGCTGGCGTGCTTGCGATTTCGATCAGGTCGATCGGGTTCACTGCAAAGCTAATCGCAGAGGCCATCGAAGAGATCGACCGCGGGTCTGTCGAGGCGATCACAGCAGCTGGGGCATCGTCCGTTGATGTACTCATCTACAGTATCGTTCCACAGATCAAGCCGGCGTTCATCAGCGTCGCGACGCTTCGATGGGATATCAACGTCAGAGCGTCGACGATCATCGGATTCGTCGGTGCAGGCGGGATCGGCGTCCCACTACAAACAGAGATCAATTACTTCAATTGGGAAGCAGTCCTGACGATACTCATCTCGATTCTGGGCCTTGTGCTCATCAGTGAAGCCATCTCAGCCTATCTGCGCAAGAAAGTGATGTAG
- a CDS encoding universal stress protein — protein MTLVVPFDGSELAEAALVRATEFGNVFEEEVLAVSVVRNGNAEYAREHDWIGPNEEFDLETVVSSLHEQVIDLCPASDFRHTVVDRYAPAGSVAKAIRKMAKREDASMVFIGSENAGHLVTSISSVGGSIASDDAYDVVIVRNCNPSKIAKLRDTSPHRRSKSDFYFPE, from the coding sequence ATGACCCTCGTTGTGCCGTTCGACGGCTCTGAATTAGCCGAGGCAGCACTCGTTCGGGCGACGGAGTTCGGCAACGTCTTCGAAGAGGAGGTGCTGGCCGTCAGTGTCGTCCGGAACGGGAATGCGGAGTACGCTCGGGAACACGACTGGATCGGGCCGAACGAAGAATTCGACTTGGAGACAGTTGTCTCCTCACTGCACGAGCAGGTGATAGACCTGTGTCCGGCTTCCGATTTCCGACATACAGTCGTGGATCGGTACGCGCCGGCCGGGTCGGTGGCGAAAGCCATCCGCAAGATGGCCAAGAGAGAAGACGCGTCAATGGTCTTTATCGGGAGCGAAAACGCCGGCCACCTCGTCACGAGCATCAGCAGTGTCGGCGGATCGATTGCCTCGGACGACGCCTACGACGTCGTCATCGTCCGAAACTGCAATCCGTCTAAAATCGCCAAACTCAGGGACACGTCCCCGCACAGACGGTCGAAATCCGATTTTTATTTCCCGGAATAG
- a CDS encoding cell division protein has product MRVAAVGIGGAGGRIVERLWQDNERREGPYLGAACALDTDTEALGELDGLPSDRRHAFGLSETTGTGTNGDRASGIAAIEDERLEIRRAIDELITSDIDAIVLVAGLAGGTGSGATAHVAHALREVYSLPLYCLAVLPAGRDDDAAANTMQALQALESPVDGQILFDNEAWLGSGQTVDETSETLNETVVARLGALFAAGEATASDTVGQSVVDASEIINTLSDSGFTTLGYASQDLQADSGDGDGTVIGQLKNRFLGDNSDDVDEIEAYNAVETTLRRAVRGKLTIQCEVASADKALAVFAGPPAWLLREAVTDGRRWLTEELQSPEVRSGDMPTPDRNTLSVLVVLSGVTELPRLVELKKLAEQST; this is encoded by the coding sequence ATGCGAGTCGCGGCAGTTGGTATCGGTGGCGCTGGAGGCCGGATCGTTGAGCGACTGTGGCAGGACAACGAACGCCGCGAAGGACCATATCTCGGCGCAGCCTGTGCCCTCGACACGGACACCGAAGCGCTCGGCGAACTCGATGGACTCCCGTCCGACCGGCGGCATGCCTTCGGGCTCTCCGAAACAACTGGGACCGGAACGAACGGGGACCGAGCGAGCGGTATCGCCGCTATCGAAGACGAACGGCTCGAGATTCGCCGGGCGATAGACGAACTGATAACGAGTGATATCGACGCTATCGTCCTCGTGGCCGGGCTTGCAGGCGGGACTGGCAGCGGTGCCACAGCCCACGTCGCCCACGCGCTCAGAGAGGTTTACTCGCTCCCACTCTACTGTTTAGCGGTGTTACCAGCCGGCAGGGACGACGACGCAGCCGCGAACACGATGCAGGCACTCCAGGCGCTGGAATCGCCTGTCGACGGACAGATACTGTTCGACAACGAAGCGTGGCTCGGAAGCGGCCAGACGGTCGATGAGACCTCCGAGACACTGAACGAAACCGTTGTGGCGCGGCTCGGGGCGCTATTCGCCGCAGGTGAGGCGACGGCATCCGACACCGTCGGTCAGAGTGTCGTTGACGCTAGCGAGATTATCAATACCCTCTCAGACTCTGGTTTCACAACACTTGGCTACGCCAGTCAGGACCTGCAGGCGGATAGCGGGGACGGAGACGGGACAGTTATAGGCCAGCTCAAAAACCGCTTTCTCGGGGACAACTCGGACGATGTTGACGAAATAGAGGCATACAACGCCGTCGAGACGACACTCCGCCGAGCGGTACGTGGCAAACTAACGATCCAGTGCGAGGTGGCGTCCGCCGATAAAGCCCTAGCTGTGTTTGCCGGGCCGCCCGCGTGGCTGCTCCGGGAAGCCGTTACCGACGGGCGGCGATGGCTTACCGAGGAACTCCAGTCGCCGGAGGTCCGGAGTGGCGACATGCCCACGCCCGACCGAAACACGCTGTCGGTTTTAGTCGTACTTAGCGGCGTCACAGAACTGCCGCGGCTGGTGGAACTGAAAAAGTTAGCCGAACAATCGACATAA
- a CDS encoding 2',3'-cyclic-nucleotide 2'-phosphodiesterase: MSVRLLQYSDIETGCDDPVRMGQLAGTIQSVRGEDTVVAGTGDNTAPGVLAHYFEGRQALPFFRAVSTDVETVGNHDFDFGTAPILDVISESPQEWIVANVAAGDSEAGCGSGIAGLDGMTVLHRDSQQIGFVGVIDPATPRIAPTGASELTVTSPVESVRTAVGELGHTVDQFVVLAHLRRDYETAVAAVDGVDAVLGGHVHRERHEIVDGTLVIRPGANGQVVWEVELFDGNRPPVATRHSTAEGPIDKSMADTTREQLADVGLLETVATVDDPIYRDIDRRTRGESRIGNLVADAYRWAADTDVAFVHNGGLREGRPLSGEVTAGEVASLNPFGGKVEVLRLSGDQLRTLLKAAFRPHRDDGRLWHGDISGMTVEYDTETGRLVSVAVNDQPIDAGREYRIATNSYVVYSDNWPIPRETAVDSVGPPFKTVADYAREEGLAVQVDGRLREC, from the coding sequence ATGTCAGTTCGGTTACTCCAGTACTCTGACATTGAGACCGGCTGTGACGACCCCGTTCGGATGGGGCAGCTCGCCGGAACAATCCAGTCCGTCCGCGGAGAGGACACAGTCGTCGCCGGTACCGGCGACAACACTGCCCCGGGTGTTCTCGCTCACTATTTCGAAGGCCGTCAAGCGCTACCGTTTTTCCGGGCAGTGAGTACCGATGTCGAGACGGTAGGAAACCACGATTTCGACTTCGGGACTGCGCCCATTCTAGACGTCATCTCGGAGAGTCCACAGGAGTGGATCGTCGCGAACGTCGCTGCCGGCGACAGTGAAGCCGGTTGTGGTTCTGGCATCGCTGGGTTAGACGGAATGACAGTTCTACACCGAGATAGCCAACAGATCGGATTCGTCGGGGTAATCGATCCCGCGACGCCCCGAATTGCTCCAACCGGCGCGTCGGAGCTGACCGTGACCAGTCCTGTCGAGAGCGTGCGAACAGCGGTGGGTGAGCTCGGTCACACTGTCGATCAGTTCGTGGTGCTCGCACACTTACGGCGTGATTATGAGACCGCCGTTGCGGCCGTCGACGGTGTCGACGCGGTCCTCGGGGGCCACGTCCACAGGGAACGCCACGAGATCGTCGACGGAACACTGGTTATCCGCCCCGGAGCAAACGGGCAAGTGGTCTGGGAAGTCGAACTGTTCGACGGGAATCGTCCGCCGGTGGCCACTCGGCATTCGACAGCTGAGGGACCTATCGACAAGTCGATGGCCGATACGACCCGCGAGCAGCTGGCCGATGTCGGCTTGCTGGAGACTGTCGCCACTGTCGACGACCCGATCTATCGCGATATCGACCGGCGTACCCGCGGCGAGAGTCGTATTGGCAACCTCGTGGCCGACGCCTATCGCTGGGCGGCTGATACCGATGTCGCCTTCGTCCACAATGGCGGCCTTCGAGAGGGGCGACCCCTGTCTGGTGAGGTCACGGCTGGCGAGGTGGCCAGCCTGAACCCCTTCGGCGGTAAGGTGGAGGTCCTCCGCCTTTCGGGTGACCAGCTACGAACGCTCTTGAAGGCAGCCTTCCGTCCCCACCGCGATGACGGACGGCTCTGGCACGGCGACATCAGCGGGATGACCGTCGAGTACGACACCGAGACTGGACGGCTAGTGAGCGTGGCTGTCAACGACCAGCCTATCGACGCCGGTCGCGAGTACAGGATTGCCACCAACTCGTACGTCGTCTACAGCGACAACTGGCCGATTCCGCGCGAGACAGCCGTCGATTCGGTCGGACCTCCGTTCAAGACTGTTGCAGACTACGCTCGCGAAGAAGGCCTCGCTGTCCAGGTGGACGGACGGCTCCGAGAATGCTGA